A genomic region of Salvelinus sp. IW2-2015 unplaced genomic scaffold, ASM291031v2 Un_scaffold3129, whole genome shotgun sequence contains the following coding sequences:
- the LOC112075393 gene encoding E3 ubiquitin-protein ligase TRIM9, producing MDEMEEELKCPVCGSFFREPIILPCSHNICLACARNILVQTPDAESPQSSRASGSGLSDYDYLDLDKMSLYSEADSGYGSYGGFVSAPTTPCQKSPNGVRVFPPAVPKPPAQHHLLGHPGSLPPIPRNSCITCPQCHRSLNLDERGLRGFAKNRVLEGVVDRYQQSKTAALKCQLCEKSPKEATVMCEQCDVFYCDPCRLRCHPPRGPLAKHRLVPPAHGRVSRRTSPRKISTCTEHELENLSMYCVQCKMPVCYQCLEEGKHGTHEVKALGAMWKLHK from the coding sequence atggatgaaatggaAGAAGAATTAAAATGCCCTGTCTGCGGATCTTTTTTCCGGGAGCCGATCATTTTACCGTGCTCCCACAACATTTGCCTGGCTTGCGCTCGGAATATCCTAGTACAGACCCCCGACGCTGAATCTCCACAGAGTAGCCGTGCGTCTGGCTCGGGGCTATCTGATTATGACTATCTAGACCTGGATAAGATGAGCTTGTACAGCGAGGCGGACAGTGGGTATGGTTCCTATGGTGGATTCGTAAGTGCTCCGACCACCCCTTGCCAGAAATCCCCAAATGGTGTGCGTGTATTCCCCCCTGCCGTCCCCAAACCTCCTGCTCAGCACCACTTACTAGGACACCCCGGCTCTCTACCCCCTATCCCCCGAAACTCCTGCATCACCTGCCCGCAATGCCATCGCAGCCTCAACCTGGACGAAAGAGGACTCCGCGGGTTTGCCAAGAACCGGGTGCTGGAAGGGGTCGTGGACCGGTACCAGCAGAGCAAAACAGCCGCCCTCAAGTGTCAACTCTGCGAGAAGAGTCCCAAAGAGGCCACTGTGATGTGCGAGCAATGTGATGTGTTCTACTGTGACCCTTGTCGCTTGAGGTGCCACCCTCCTCGAGGTCCGCTAGCCAAGCATCGCCTCGTGCCACCGGCGCACGGCCGGGTAAGCCGTCGGACAAGTCCCCGGAAGATCTCCACCTGTACAGAGCACGAACTGGAGAACCTGAGCATGTACTGTGTTCAGTGCAAGATGCCGGTGTGTTACCAGTGTTTAGAGGAAGGCAAGCACGGAACACATGAAGTCAAGGCTCTGGGAGCTATGTGGAAACTGCACAAG